The following proteins come from a genomic window of Deltaproteobacteria bacterium:
- a CDS encoding YgiQ family radical SAM protein encodes MDRRKLFLPMSRYEMQRLEWDTCDVVLITGDAYIDHPAHDDAMIARLLESEGMRVGIIAQPNDIRLIDFMQLGRPNAFFIVTAGVLDSMMNKYSPTKRPRKQDFYSAGRLPGKRPDHAAIVYARCAKQAYPDCPVIQFGMESTLRRLAHYDFHNDEVKPSVLIEGEADLIAYGQSEKAFREIAAIFKHGGGVEQCRDIRGVVWRLPLGETANSVRDAIPLPAFEDVAADRAAFYQMSRIDLRNVDPHFAKPMTQEHAAGTIVVNPPQIPLSTAELDELFTLPFVRTPHPKYKKQGPIPNFETIKFSLVSHRGCPAGCSFCTHHAYQGRYVTSRSEESILEEARTMTGYHYFRNVISNIGGPVGNAYRLTCSKMTDANGGGESCQRASCTFPDKCEKLNADQGPYLQLLKNVLDLEGVDEAYISSNFRYDLLETEAHGPELEELLLTRFTHGKFKPSPLHVNDAVTRRIRKYQPGTTRRFFERVHKVFEKFEMLDDTEVVPFFMASHPGSTMDDALETSMFMDEFGLKSNYILDFVPAPGTASACMAYTGQDPVDEDHMYRPLSFRERKLQRALMNYYRPENAHFVYEALKEIGRTDLIGDTPGCLLTEVPQDYYAPREGEDEGV; translated from the coding sequence ATCATTGCGCAGCCCAACGACATCCGGCTGATCGACTTCATGCAGCTCGGTCGGCCCAACGCGTTTTTCATCGTCACGGCCGGCGTCCTGGACTCGATGATGAACAAGTATTCGCCGACCAAGCGTCCGCGAAAGCAGGACTTTTACAGCGCGGGGCGCCTGCCGGGCAAACGACCCGATCACGCGGCGATCGTGTACGCCCGGTGCGCCAAGCAGGCGTATCCCGACTGCCCGGTCATCCAGTTCGGCATGGAGTCCACGCTGCGCCGCCTCGCGCACTACGACTTCCACAACGACGAGGTGAAGCCGAGCGTTCTGATCGAGGGCGAGGCCGACCTGATCGCGTACGGCCAGAGCGAGAAGGCGTTTCGCGAGATCGCGGCGATCTTCAAACACGGCGGCGGCGTCGAACAGTGCCGCGACATTCGCGGCGTGGTGTGGCGGCTGCCCCTCGGCGAGACGGCGAACAGCGTCCGTGACGCGATTCCCCTGCCCGCGTTCGAGGACGTCGCCGCCGACCGCGCGGCGTTCTACCAAATGTCCCGCATCGATTTGCGCAACGTCGATCCGCACTTCGCCAAACCGATGACTCAGGAGCATGCCGCGGGCACCATCGTCGTCAATCCGCCGCAGATCCCGCTCTCCACGGCGGAACTCGACGAGCTGTTCACGTTGCCGTTCGTGCGCACGCCGCACCCGAAGTACAAGAAGCAGGGGCCGATTCCCAACTTCGAGACGATCAAATTTTCGCTGGTGTCGCATCGAGGCTGCCCGGCCGGATGCAGCTTCTGCACGCACCACGCCTACCAGGGCCGATACGTGACCTCGCGCTCGGAGGAATCGATCCTCGAGGAAGCGCGCACGATGACCGGCTACCACTACTTCAGAAACGTCATCAGCAACATCGGTGGGCCCGTGGGCAACGCGTACCGGCTGACGTGCTCCAAGATGACCGACGCCAACGGCGGCGGCGAATCGTGCCAGCGCGCGTCGTGCACGTTCCCGGACAAGTGCGAGAAACTCAACGCCGACCAGGGACCGTATCTGCAACTGCTCAAGAACGTGCTCGACCTCGAGGGCGTGGACGAAGCGTACATCTCGTCGAACTTCCGCTACGACCTGCTCGAAACCGAGGCGCACGGGCCCGAGCTCGAGGAACTGCTCCTCACGCGATTCACGCACGGCAAATTCAAGCCGTCGCCGCTGCACGTCAACGACGCCGTCACGCGCCGCATCCGCAAATACCAGCCGGGTACGACACGGAGGTTCTTCGAGCGCGTGCACAAGGTCTTCGAGAAGTTTGAAATGCTCGACGACACCGAGGTCGTGCCGTTCTTCATGGCGTCGCATCCGGGGTCGACGATGGACGACGCGCTCGAGACGTCCATGTTCATGGACGAGTTCGGGCTGAAGTCGAATTACATCCTCGATTTCGTTCCGGCGCCCGGCACGGCGAGCGCGTGCATGGCGTACACGGGGCAGGACCCCGTGGACGAAGACCACATGTATCGCCCGCTTTCGTTCCGCGAACGCAAGCTCCAGCGCGCGCTGATGAACTACTACCGTCCGGAGAACGCGCACTTCGTGTATGAGGCGCTCAAGGAGATCGGCCGCACGGACCTGATCGGCGACACGCCGGGCTGCCTGCTCACCGAGGTGCCGCAGGACTACTACGCGCCGCGCGAGGGCGAGGACGAAGGTGTGTGA